DNA sequence from the Candidatus Cloacimonadota bacterium genome:
GAACATAATCTTTTTCGGAGAGAAGTAAACCTGATTCACCAAAAATTTTTTGCCTTACATACCATTTCCCGTTGATTTTTGCGAGGACAATGCTTAAAATGTATTTTCCATTTATCTCAAATTCCACGACACCTTCATCCTGATACTGACTTAAGGCAGAGCGAATTAGGTCAAATTCTTTCAGGGCTTTTAACTGCTTGAGAAATGCATTTCGTTTGATATAATTAATTCTAAATTTTTCATCCTTGTAAATATCATGATTCACGAGCAAAGGAATCGTTTTTTCATAATCAAAATCAGCACAGAAAGAGAGAAATTGTTTCGCCACATCCTCGTGATTGGGAGTCTGCTTCCTTTTTATTGGAATTGAGAATAATTCCCGCAAAGTATTATAATTCATTTGAGACTGTAATCCCTCTTCGTGTTTATCAAATAAAGTTTGAAGTTTCTTCTTGCCTTCCGCGGTTTGTGAAAATTCCCGCGGAGTTTTATTCTCAAAATCTTTATTTTTTACTTTTGCCCATTCTTTAAGGGCAAGATCCATAAGGTGCTGCTGCTCTTCTACTGATTCCGAGAAATTTTTCAGTAACAATTGCTGTTTATCAGAATCTTGTTTCAAGGCATATTTGCATTTTTCGGGACAATCCATCTTTATCCTGATTTCGTTACAACACCTAAAGCAAATTTTTTTTTTGATTTTGACGCACTGCCGAGTTGCCAGGTGTTTATGACAAATATGGCATCGTTTCGGTTGAAATATTCCAAAATATTTTTTCATATTCTCTTTTCTTTTACTCTTTTTTCACCGTTGAGAACGGCGAAATGCAGAGATTGTTTTGTTTTCTGATTTCTGATTTTATAACTCACCCTCAGTCCCTCTCTTCAAAGAGAGGGATGACTTCGGTTCAAAGGCAATTTTTTCTTTCTGATTTCTGATTTCTGATTTTTTGATTTTTTGAATGTCGCACCTACGGTGCTTTTAATAGCCTAGTTTACGATTCTCCAATGGCTTACACCATTGGCTACAAATATTTCGCACCGCCGGTGCTAATTTGATACTTGATAATTCATTGTTCTTGTTCATTATTCATTATTCATTATTCATTATTTTTCTTTGTGTCCTTTGTATTTATCATGAAATGCTTTTGATTTTTTATTTCATTTCATAAATGAGCCCACTTAAAAAATGGATTTAACTATTTCGCCATAGGGCGAATCTAATGATAAAATGGTTAAATCCATAGCTTATGTTTCTCATTATTATTGGAAAACCACTAAACATCAAAAATGTCCATTTGGTAAGATCCGTTAAATTTTGCATTTATTTTTCTTGGGAAAGATCTACCTTCCTCAACGCCGCCGAGTGTATTGATTGTTTTTGAAATTTCCGGAATACAATACTCCTCTAAATCTTTTTGTATTTCATGGGTAGAAAAGCGTAGAACTCTCCAACCAGATGATGTTAGAGCATTATTACGAAAATTATCTTCAACTGACTTTTTTGGATTTGCATGCCAACTATCTCCGTTTGCTTCAATATCTAATTTGCCATCACTACAGTAAATGTTAAAATCAAGAAAATAATTGTTTTTTCTTACTGTTACGAACTCTTGTCGCTCTGCAGGAATATTATGTCGCTTTAGGGCAGCCCATAATCTGTTTTCTAATGGACTTTCGTCATAGAGATCATTGATTTCAAGTGCTGTGCTAAATTTTTGCCAATTTGTTGGAATGAAAACTATTCTACGAAATCGACGACTAAAAATAGGTTTTGGCAATTGTTGTAAAGGAAATAAATTAATTTGATAATATTGCTTATTGCTCTTCTCATTAGGTAACTCAGAAGGGAAAAGTTCATTACGATATGCTTTTCGGATATTAATAACGCGAGCATAATACCTTATAGAATAAGCTTGTGCTCCAAAAATTTTTGTTTGATAAAAAGCCAGCCATTCAGGTGGCCATCTGCCAATCAACCATTTTTGCACACTTATAACAGGAATCCTATACCAATTTTTATTGCTAATGATATCAAAATCCTTTTTGTTGTTGATGATTGCTACTAAAACTTCGCCTTTTTTTTGTCCATATTTTAATTTTGTATTCATAATAGTTACATTTTAGGTTCAACTCTAACCCACCCTTTAAATCAAGGGGAAGGTGGCATTTTGCGTTTAAATTCTGATTTGATTATCAATTTTTTTACAAGTTGGATTTCTTTTTCTGAAAATCCTTTGGGGATTATCTGCTCCACATTCATTTTTTGGTCAATGAGATAATAAATAATTTTATCAGCAGTTTCATAAGAAATTCCCAGCTCATCTTCGTCAGTTTGACCTTCCCAAAGATCTGCGGTTGGCTTTTTATCAATAATTTCTTGCGGAACACCGAGTTCTTGAGAAAGTTTCCTCACCTCGTTTTTATACAAATGCCCGATAGGTTCAATCGCACAGGCAGAATCCCCGAATTGAGTGCAATATCCGAGATACAATTCGGTTTTATTTCCGGTGCCTATCACGAGAGCATTTTCTTTTGCGGAAATATCATAGAGAACGCACATCCGCACTCGTGCCATGAAATTTCCCCTGCGAAGTTGATCTGCATTCCTTCCGAAGTTATCAAAATAGATATCAACCATGGGAGAAATATCGCGAATAAAATATTGTATTCCGAGATTTTCCGCAACTAATTTCCCATGCTCCAAGCTGGCAGAAGAGCTGGATTTATATGGCATCATAACGCCAATCACATTTTCTTTCCCAAGCGATTCAACGCAAAGATGTGCAATTAGCGAAGAATCTAATCCGCCGGACAACCCGACTATTCCTTTTTTCATTCCGGCATTATTTACATAATTTTTGATAAAATTTACAATTTTAATATTTTCGTTTGTTAGATTAATTTTTCGCATAATTTTTCCAATCGGTCTATACTAAATTCTCTCAATCGCATTAATAAATTCTGCGATAGTTATATTTTTCAATTTTCTGTTTTTGCCGATCATTGCAGTCAGAGATTTAGCCAGCTGCTCAATGGTCATATCGGAAAATCTATCTCCAAAAATATTTATCATTTGGTTTGATGTTCGAAAAGCACTTGCCGGATCATTCTCATACCGATTTGAAGTTGAATCAGAGCGATATTTTTTTTCCTTTATTTGAAAGAGGCTTTTTTCAGATTGAGAAAGAACAATACTATCAATTTCATCGTGTATTTTCCGATTTTCCGTTTTCACTAAATCCTGAAGATAATTGATTTTTTTTGTAATAAACTCATCGCTATCCGCAGAATCTAATTTCTGATACACGGCTAAGGCTTCGGGATAATTCCCCTGCTGCTCATACATTTTTGCCAAAGTAAGCGTAGGAGTCAGTTCATTATTGTTAGCCATTATTCAATCGTGATTCTCCCTTTGATTTTCTCGTAAATTCCATCTCCGATACCCTTTACCTTTTTTATTTCTTCAATGGATTTGAAATTTCCGTTTTTAATTCTGTAATCCATAATTCGCTTAGCAGTAACATCACCAATTCTGTAAAGAGTTGTAATTTCGGTCTTGCCTGCTAAATTTATATTGATCTTTTTTTCTGAGGATGGTCCGGTTTTACTTTTGGGAAAATCACCCCCTTTTTGAACGCTGGCGACAAACGTCTGGATTACAGTAGAATCTCCGATAATTTCCAAATGGGGAATAAGTTTTACCAGAGTTTTCTCCCCTATTCCTTTTATATTCATAAGTTCAAAAAGAGATTTGAATTCTCCATGCTCTTTGCGATAATCGTAAATGGCTTTTGCTTTTGCAGGTCCAATTCTCGGCAATTCTGCCAAAGTTTCTATATCAGCGCTATTAATATTTATCAAAAAAGGTTCATTCGATTTTTTAATAACAGTTTCCAAACTATCCTGAAAATTTTTATCTGTTTCAGAATCGGGGATTAGTTTTTTTGCATTGATAATCAGCACCCCAAAAATTAGAAATGAGACAAGAAATAAGACGATCTTTTTTTCATTTGGAGTTAAGAATTTTTTCATATAAAATTAGTTTAACACAAAGGGCACAAAGAAATAAAATAGATAAAACAACAAACTCATTAACCCAAAAAGCCTATTCGTTCATTTGCTATAAATGAATTTGACCAAAACATCGCCGATTTGTTGCAAACTTTCTGCAGAGCATTTATCCGGCGTGTCTTCCAAAGTATGCCAGTAAGGATAATCGAAATCTATAATATCTATGGCGTTGTATCCTTTTTCCAGAAAGGGATAATGGTCATCAAAAATATAATTAGAGAGTTTTGTGTCGAAAGATTTGATATTCAATCCTTCGGCGATTTTCCATATTTCCGTAACGAGTTCGGGAGAATTCTTGTATGAGAAGCCCTCAATTTCCACTTGCAAATCCGCATCACCGATCATATCAACAATGATAACTGCTTGTGGTTCTGTATTGAATTCATAATTTTCCACAAAATAGGCAGAGCCCAGACACCAATTTTCTTCTGTGCCGGCTGTTCCGGCATCTTCTCCATCAAAGAAAACAATATCTATTCCGTGGGTTAAAGGATCATTTTTGCTCAATATTTCTGCCAATTCCATCAAAACAGCTACACCTGAAGCAGCATCATTTGCTCCCATAATCGGGGTGTTTTGATTTGCTTTGATACTGTCCAGATCAGCCCAAGGACGAGTGTCCCAGTGAGCACCAAACACGAGCCGATTTCTTCTTTTGGGATAAAACGAAGCGATAATGTTCGTCAGTTGATAATTTTCACCCCTGATTATGTGTGTGAATTCTTGTGTTTTTACTTCTGCACCGGCTTCTTCGAGAAAATTAATTAAGTAATTTTTACAAAGTAAATGCCCTTCGGAATTTGGATTTCGGGTCCCGAAATCGCACTGTTTTTCCAAATATTGATAGGCTTTTATTCCATTAAATTGAGGGATTTTTTTTGCACAACTTATGAGAGCAAAAACCAATAACAGAAATAAAAATATCAGGTACATTTTTTTATTCATTTTCATACTCGGCTTCTTTTATAAAAAAATACTTACCGATTCCGTTTGCCGTAACTTCTCCTTGCTCATTCAAAATTTCCGCTTTCAGATATAGAATTTTTTTCCTTTTTTCAACAAACCTCGCTCTGGCAATGAGTTTTTTCCCTATCTCGGTTTTCTTTAGATATTGCACATTCATTTCAACTGTAACAGCCCAGATTCCCATATTCTCAATCGCTTTTGCCATGACCTCATCAATTATTGTGGCAATGATTCCACCATGCAAAATACCGGGAAATCCTTCGTATTCTCTTGTAGGTTTCCATTCTGTAATCGTTTCATTGTTCGCATGAGAAAATTTCAATTTTAATCCAATCGGATTTTCCTGTGAGCATCCGAAACAGTAGTTTTCAATTTTTTCTGGCATAATTAATCCTTAAGTAATTTATATTTTGAGATTTTAAACCTTGCATTGAGTTGTCAAATATCTTGAATTCAAATATAAAAAACAGATAAGCCGTAAAGTGTGTTTTTGACAGATTCGATACTGATAAACACTGTAGGATACTATGTTGCTTAAAAAAATAGAATTTTAATTATCTAAATTACCCAACGGAGAAACGTTGAAAAACCGATTTTTGAAGCGTATCACGGAATGGTCCGTGACACCTCAGTTACATCGATTTAAGATCAAGGAGTTAGATAAGAATATTTTGAAATTACAAAAAAAATTGTCATACTCGAAAAAGCGTAACGACTGGAGAATCTTTCAGAAGAAACTAATATTTTTTCATTAACACGAGAGGACTCGTGTTCCTTCTCCCTTTTCCCTCC
Encoded proteins:
- a CDS encoding helix-hairpin-helix domain-containing protein produces the protein MKKFLTPNEKKIVLFLVSFLIFGVLIINAKKLIPDSETDKNFQDSLETVIKKSNEPFLININSADIETLAELPRIGPAKAKAIYDYRKEHGEFKSLFELMNIKGIGEKTLVKLIPHLEIIGDSTVIQTFVASVQKGGDFPKSKTGPSSEKKININLAGKTEITTLYRIGDVTAKRIMDYRIKNGNFKSIEEIKKVKGIGDGIYEKIKGRITIE
- a CDS encoding DUF559 domain-containing protein, with the translated sequence MNTKLKYGQKKGEVLVAIINNKKDFDIISNKNWYRIPVISVQKWLIGRWPPEWLAFYQTKIFGAQAYSIRYYARVINIRKAYRNELFPSELPNEKSNKQYYQINLFPLQQLPKPIFSRRFRRIVFIPTNWQKFSTALEINDLYDESPLENRLWAALKRHNIPAERQEFVTVRKNNYFLDFNIYCSDGKLDIEANGDSWHANPKKSVEDNFRNNALTSSGWRVLRFSTHEIQKDLEEYCIPEISKTINTLGGVEEGRSFPRKINAKFNGSYQMDIFDV
- a CDS encoding NAD+ synthase, whose amino-acid sequence is MRKINLTNENIKIVNFIKNYVNNAGMKKGIVGLSGGLDSSLIAHLCVESLGKENVIGVMMPYKSSSSASLEHGKLVAENLGIQYFIRDISPMVDIYFDNFGRNADQLRRGNFMARVRMCVLYDISAKENALVIGTGNKTELYLGYCTQFGDSACAIEPIGHLYKNEVRKLSQELGVPQEIIDKKPTADLWEGQTDEDELGISYETADKIIYYLIDQKMNVEQIIPKGFSEKEIQLVKKLIIKSEFKRKMPPSP
- a CDS encoding PaaI family thioesterase translates to MPEKIENYCFGCSQENPIGLKLKFSHANNETITEWKPTREYEGFPGILHGGIIATIIDEVMAKAIENMGIWAVTVEMNVQYLKKTEIGKKLIARARFVEKRKKILYLKAEILNEQGEVTANGIGKYFFIKEAEYENE
- a CDS encoding M28 family peptidase; its protein translation is MNKKMYLIFLFLLLVFALISCAKKIPQFNGIKAYQYLEKQCDFGTRNPNSEGHLLCKNYLINFLEEAGAEVKTQEFTHIIRGENYQLTNIIASFYPKRRNRLVFGAHWDTRPWADLDSIKANQNTPIMGANDAASGVAVLMELAEILSKNDPLTHGIDIVFFDGEDAGTAGTEENWCLGSAYFVENYEFNTEPQAVIIVDMIGDADLQVEIEGFSYKNSPELVTEIWKIAEGLNIKSFDTKLSNYIFDDHYPFLEKGYNAIDIIDFDYPYWHTLEDTPDKCSAESLQQIGDVLVKFIYSK